One part of the Populus alba chromosome 18, ASM523922v2, whole genome shotgun sequence genome encodes these proteins:
- the LOC118030910 gene encoding GDSL esterase/lipase At5g45670 — MESGLEALWVLSAVLLVSSWQHWTHGKAVPQVPCYFVFGDSLFDNGNNNYLNTPAKVNYLPYGIDFATGASGRCSNGLNVADTIAEQLGFDSYISDFGSCTNFLDGVNYGSNGAGILDLTGHLTGELFTMNIQLYIHNITVSRIAKILGSEEVARKYLSQCIYVSDMGHNDYLNNYFLDGYDSSQLYNPEEYAQLLIETYETQLEKLYCSGARKIAVFGLIRVGCMPYNIQKNPNELDASSCAYKLNDDVQIFNDKLQKLLRKLNNRHSDAVFTYINSYEIDSDDQTNTGFTHTRKSCCEVESGSVPCKSLSFPCSNRSDYVYWDGGHFTEAKAWAFGKRAYKRQSPKDAYPYDISELAKLKLDDSDAYDINHACPASDGEDDCLISSQK, encoded by the exons ATGGAAAGTGGGCTTGAGGCATTGTGGGTGCTGTCTGCGGTGTTGCTGGTGTCAAGCTGGCAACACTGGACTCATGGAAAGGCCGTACCTCAAGTTCCTTGCTACTTCGTCTTCGGAGATTCCCTCTTTGATAACGGGAACAATAACTACCTTAACACTCCAGCTAAAGTCAATTACCTTCCTTATGGGATAGACTTTGCTACTGGGGCTTCAGGAAGGTGCAGCAACGGTCTCAACGTAGCTGACACCATTG CTGAACAATTAGGTTTCGACAGTTACATTTCGGACTTTGGAAGTTGCACCAATTTTCTGGATGGTGTAAATTATGGATCGAATGGAGCTGGCATCCTTGATTTAACTGGCCATCTTACG GGAGAACTATTTACCATGAATATTCAGTTATATATTCACAATATCACGGTTTCACGAATTGCCAAGATCTTGGGAAGCGAGGAAGTTGCTAGGAAGTACTTGAGCCAATGCATCTACGTGTCTGATATGGGTCATAACGACTACCTCAACAATTATTTCTTGGACGGCTACGATAGCAGCCAGCTATATAATCCTGAAGAATATGCTCAACTTCTCATCGAAACTTACGAAACTCAGCTGGAG AAACTGTATTGCTCAGGAGCAAGAAAGATAGCTGTGTTCGGACTTATTCGGGTAGGATGTATGCCGTACAACATCCAAAAAAATCCCAATGAACTAGATGCATCTTCATGTGCATACAAGCTCAATGATGATGTTCAAATTTTCAACGACAAGCTTCAAAAACTGCTCAGAAAACTTAATAATAGGCATTCTGATGCTGTGTTTACCTACATAAACTCTTACGAAATTGATTCTGATGATCAGACAAATACAG GTTTTACACATACCCGTAAGAGCTGTTGCGAGGTAGAGTCTGGTTCTGTCCCATGTAAATCTCTCTCCTTCCCATGTAGCAACAGGAGTGACTATGTGTACTGGGACGGAGGCCATTTTACTGAAGCTAAAGCTTGGGCCTTTGGAAAAAGAGCATATAAACGTCAGTCACCAAAGGACGCCTATCCATATGATATCAGCGAACTAGCTAAGCTGAAGCTTGATGATTCTGATGCTTACGATATCAACCATGCCTGCCCAGCTTCTGATGGAGAAGACGATTGTCTAATAAGCAGTCAGAAATAA